The sequence CCGTCGGCATGCTCGTccgaatttaaaacatttctttacaaaatccttggtataataaataaaacaaaactctaGATAAAGGTTTAGTTGCTCGCAGtaacttcttttttcttttctagtaAGCAATGTTTAATAACATTATAAACCaacatattataaatacaaacacatttgtccaatacatttaaatggactataattaaacaattcATCCTCATATATATGTTCACATTCTTATGACACAATAAACTGCAAAAACTGTCGTAGTTACTGTGAGCGAGCACTTTCGATAAATGACACCCgcaaattttctttatataatataaccTTTTAAACCGCCAAAGTATTTCACGAGCATATTTTACCCATctatatttataaccaaaacaaGAACTTGTTATACAACTACTCTCACTAACCAACCTTGAACTTATAAATAGTATCACAGGGGAAAAACCCCAAGTCTCaacgaaaagaaatttaaatactTGAATTGTCCTGGACCTCACATCTGTTATGGGTATATGTTAATGGAAATCTTCTCTGAATACGGGACAAACATATTAGTAGTGGTAGACCCCAATGTCCAATGATCTTCCATTTATACCGAATATTGactgtccaaaaaaaaaaatgctaacattccaattttcaataacagttaacagcaaatacattatcacaataacagataacaaaaaaactaaaagccccataacagctaacaaagaataagacaataacagctaacagcaaatatattttcaaaataacagataacaaagaattaaattaCCCCATAGCAGCATAACAGTCAAACCCCTTTCCCCCGTCTTTAAACATACTAGTGCTAGTATTATATTACAAATAAGGAAATATTAAAAGATGTCATGTgtcataatatttgaattagcACTTTTATATTTGCGGCAACCAAGCTGTTTTAGTTGCGTAAATTGATACGAAATACATGCTCCGGTTTAGATTTATGTTATGCCCTATTACGGAATAATGGTtggatacatgtatgttttcatTCCAATGACCTTATAAAtcgcaaatatacaaaatgtaataaaaatcacaaatatcaaatacaaaaatacattattttggtACTTCTAATGCTGACGAAACGCTATAATAgtattttttcgattttattCCAAATATGGTCGTTTTGAAACATGCAGCTATCGGTGGTTTCTACAACTATTTTTTCAATATGCTTTTAGGATATCATACTGTTACgttatttaacattttgacGCGTTATAGCTAgagtcatgtacatgtatattgtaaaaatattaccaaACTAAATGTTTCCGAATGGCACTGTTGTGCTACATTGAAGTTTTGGTACTCATTTGGCTACGTGTCAGATTTGTTGGTTGAATTTTGCATACAACTTTGaactacttaaaaaaaagttgtgcatttaattgtttcattttcttaaatGTTACCGAACTTGCGCAGTGTGGTTGCTTGTCATTGCTAAGCTCACTGGCTGTTACTCTGTTGACAAATTGGTATATGGAAGTACACCACTTATTCATGGTCCAATTGCTTTCTTtgttaaattcctccatttCAAGCAAGCACAtctctttcattttaagttcaaataaagtgacaatcattgcatgtcaaagcaacaatgTATTGTGTCTTGTACTTAAAAAAGCAACATACCTttaatggcatataagaaaaaatTGTTTCCCGGAACTttggatgtaccaaaacaggtacttcagatttgacaaacagacaaaatgtaccctctttttaaaatttggtgattttttttttatttttaaaattataagtccaaaagtgttctacaatagTCACCAGTCcttgagctttcatttgatgccAAAAATACCTATATATCCTACATATTTGAAAGtaacactcatgcgtaggaactattttgtgttaaatatgtaatactttctggtatgtgctttctggtcGGGCCCAAATAAGTGGTGTTATACCATATGGGAGGCCATTAAGTCAATAACAGCACATttcagaagattttttaaaagttacatAAAAGATGTACACAAGtttcattgtaaatatttcgagtaactaaaataaattcacttttttgtttttgaggGATAtgatttgaacattttaaaacaaattcatctttttgtaaaatttgagggATATGAtttgaacatttacattttattgtgaaaATACCAACCACAACATTTGAGTTTCCTTTCGAACGATAATGATTTATAACAGTGTCCGACCTGTGGGATGTACAGTCACGATggtttcataaatttatttttagggGAACATAATTTCAAACTCACTATTGCATGGATTCGTATTTTAATTGGCCATTTCGCCCCCAATAATATCAATCCTTATATGCTAGTATGATTGTCATGAGGTTAGTATGTGTTggtcaaaaatatatattgtcttAATACTTTATGCAAAAGACACTTCGAcaatataacaattttatatgCTCGTTTTACTTTCAGATGCACCACCAAAGTTCAAGAGAATTCAAAAGTACGGCTTAAAGACACTGATATATACGAAGAACAGTGTGGAAAAAGTGCAGCTGAATGTTTCTCACAACAAATCAGCTAAAAAGAAAAGGTTTATTAGTCCAATACAATTATGGAAACTTTCGAAAAACcttcattattgttttattcacTGCAGATATGGTCAATGTAGTTTCTTTTGTAGAGGAGAAAATGTTCACCTCTTTTCACAACACGTACAAGAATGCAAATATCAACCAAATAAATGCCCGAATGAAGGGTGCTTAATTGCTTCTTCTAAATACTCATTAGCAAATCATTTAGAATCATGTCCGTTTTCCACGACCAACTGTCCATCAGAAGGGTGTGACAAGCGACTTAAAAGACGTCTGCTTGGTGATCATCTTCATATGTGTCACCATCGACTGATTCCCTGTCCGTATAACAAATCTGGTTGCCAAGAAGTGATGAAAAGGGAAAATATGAAGGAACATGCTTCAAAGTGTAAATTCAAAGTGTATAAATGTCAATATTGCTGGAAAACTGTTCTCTGGAAAGAAGCTGATTTACATTTAGAAAAATGtaacaatatcacaataaaaTGCGAATGTTGCCGACATGCAATattaaaaagggaaaaaattACACATGAGAAAGTTTGTTTGAAGGCACATGTTTCATGTCCTAATCCAGGTTGCGGAATGCaaatgaaaggttaccagtaTCTGCAACACAAAAACTACTGTCAATATCGTATTGTCAACTGCAAGTATAAACAGAATGGATGTCGAGTTAAAGCACCTAATATAACCATCAACAGTCATATTGAAAAATGTCCATACAGATCAATGACATGTGACATTTGTGAAAAAGAAGTAATGGCGGCTGATTTGGAACGACACACAAGTGAATGTACTTCAGTTGTTAGTTGTAAAAGGTGCAATCAGCAAGTAGCGAAGTAAGTAGTAAAATGTTTTCGAATTGTTGTTTTGGTAGTTACTGTAGTtcaaatatttcctttttttttaatgatgtatCCAGTCACCATGAACCATGTTAATCTTTTGTGCACTCACAAAAGCGTGGTCGCCTTGAGTGATGGAGATCATGGCTTCGATTTGATTCGTGAAATCAAAGGCTTAATAAAAGCAGATTCACCTTTTAAAACctcattgttgtttttttattagtattacTCTTCTCGTCCTGaaatatgcatgaactattcaCCACAATCAACCAATAATAAATCAAAGTAAGCAACGGCGAGTGCTTATAGAGAGGAATATACATCTAATATGAACCGAGTGTGAATATGTGAAATAACAGAGAAGAGGAGACACACCTATTTAGTTAGCAAATGCCAAACCAATGATAAGATATAttaacaattaattttaataattccttGCTTAAAACGACACAATTTCAAGATTGCTACATTTAGATCTTGTTGtacaattttatacaatttgaaaaccttaacataaataataatataatgcTTTTGTGTAGTTACAATTTGACAATTGgagatttgaaatttaataaattatttggtctcttgtttttatatgttgaagTTTTTATTGTTGTCAGGAAAAGGTTTTATAGATACATCCCCTTCAACTTGATACTCATGTTTAAATCAGACTTTTAGCATTCTGGCTATCAataccaatataaaaataaggagaggtggtatgattgctaaagAGACAACTATTCGCCAATGCATAGATCAATGAGTAGATTTAAGCAATTATaagtcaccatacggccttacatgatagtcatatttttatttgcagaTCAGCTCTGAATTTACATAATCGTTTGTGTCCTAGAAAGAATTACAAAATAGTGTGTGATATCTGTCGACAGCTAGTCGATCCATATCAACTAGAAAATCACAAATCTCAGTGCCAAAACTGTATAACTGACTGCCCTTACACTAGGAAAGGATGCCACGTTCGTGAAAGCGTCATGTCTATTGATAGACACGCAAAAGAATGTCTGTTTAGACCAGCTATATGTGAGGATTGCGGGTTGGAAATGACTACTTCAGAAATGGATTTACATCTGAAAGATTGTCTGAAAGATAAGGTCTGTCAATCGGCAGATGACGAAGAAAGTGAACCAAAACTTGAGGTAAAAGTCGACTTATTTAATTTTGACTCGTAGTTGACTTTATTTGAAGAAACTACCTTAGTATTGACCcttttattaaaagtttttttcgtCCCAAATATGCCTTTACGATTCTTATTTGCCAATGGGTGTTGCCGGGCAAACaacaactaatcaatcaattaaccAATCACAACTAGAGTATAATTGATACATTTCAatggtaaatttttatttttctaatttatatcATCATACATGTACTCAGAATGCGTTGTGTGCTTACCTGTTTTATGTTCAATTGTATGCCCTCAAACTCGTAATGGTTGTTCATAGCATTTAGTCTTTACAGTCGTATGCACATGACGTGcgctctttaaaaaaatgtatatcagtaaacacaaaattataaaaaaaaaaattgtattaactAGATTTAAGCAATTATCTAAAACCAGTGTATGTATTTTCATTACCATTCTATCAAGGCTCTCGAAagtgtgaaaaaaatgaaaataaagacaaGACAACTGCAAAATTTCAACTTTGCATGACGTCAttgcaattttatcattttattatcgtaatgatatacatatttatttatttttatacgatTTTTCAGCTAGAGAATGATAAAAGGGAAAATGAATCATCACATCAACAACATACTGATTTAGGTGAGATCTTTAAACTGTGAATCTTGTTACACCAATAAAATGCACATGTAGTGTCCATAGCGAAAGTCAATTATTTAAACGCAACGAAAAAGTCAGGCAAATCGATTTGAAAATTATACTCGTAATTCGGCAATAACAATGCAATCACTGGACCAAAAGCAACGAGTTTCCATTTCGATGCACAATGCGCATCATTGAATTGGGTTAATTCCGCTATTGTAAATGTATATACTGTACGATTTCATGGTTCACTTTGCAAAAGATATTCTTTCTGACATTCTAACATTGATATAGATAGACTAAAAACCTGTGATaacttaaaacaattaaaaaatattaaaagctatattaaaccccaaataaactcatactacaacaacctgttgttggatAAGTTGAAATCtattgatgataaaagtaaattaattttttataaaggacTTGAGCCAAATCTTTTGATCAAACCTTACCTCTCTAACCCGAActttgaatttagaaaattaattacaGAACTTAGAATCAGTGACCattcattattaattgaaaaaggaagacatttcaaaattcctCGTGAAGAGAGAGACTTTGCAAAAAATGCAAAGTACTAGATGAGAAACATTTCTTAATAAATTGTTctcataatttaaatattagattaacatattttaattgcattaatAGAGAAAGTAATTCATTTGCTTATCTCACTGACAAtgacaaagttatatatatcacagtgtgggaacggaactgtacggttttctaataatttggtcattcgggagactgtcaagcggtgctccgacattcgaaaaataacaagttgcttgatggaAACTTTGACGAACTCTTATGTTCCTATATAACGTTTCTGCTTCAAGTTTTGATagctaaaacattctttatgtaaatatgaaccaataaaataataagaaagatatATGCATCGAAAAGTTTTCCTTAGAATGGTGGAGCTCCgtgtaaaacaatcaaaatggtcacacaacagcgatcaaaatgtcaaataaacatcgaaaaatcaatgtttgctacctgaattttcacatgtaccttttctgatatatagtcttacctgtctgaaagtttcaaagccattgtcacagtagaaatccaaatatattcattttctccaagtcggatatttttattgactgtacaatcgctcGCAAGTTGACTGTAATATCACTCGGAGCCTTCCTGTACAATCACTCGGAGCTTTTCTTTTCATCGTTTGGCCAACTAGACTACTCCGAAAGGAGGGAAACCTACTTAACCTTCTGATGACTTCACGGtccagctagcaagcaagctagtCAAAGCATTTTGCTGTAATAGTTTCTAGTGGCATATGACTAATTATAACTCTTAAGTAGATAATGCTAAACTTCTTCTGCCACATTCATGATCAGTTTATGTTTTCCATGATACTTTTGtcatctaaatatttattaaaactactgCAATCCAATACAATATATGTCTGGTATGATTTTTCTCTCCTTTTTCTGTTacgattttttatattgttatcgatttttgttttaacctaAATTACACACTCAAAAGtgttaatgattttttaacGTTTTATTTGAATGGCTGCAGCCTGCATTAGCGGATCTGGTATGCGGGGAGAGAGAGTTTTTGGTGGTTGAAGcctatttttttcgatttttatgGTGTTCCGTGGTTTGGATCCCCCTTTGTAGAAAGGCGGGATCCACACCTGGTCTGATATCGTCAATGAT is a genomic window of Mytilus trossulus isolate FHL-02 chromosome 1, PNRI_Mtr1.1.1.hap1, whole genome shotgun sequence containing:
- the LOC134680901 gene encoding uncharacterized protein LOC134680901, with the protein product MNSRCKAFLRLDTERYHVFCSYCERDSIRIEPVVKYFKRRGCLVNDFDPTTGQPVLQAIVDDEIDQSKSTVLFITNNFLADERCQAMINIAIMKYIDTKGRHRIVSVIMEKCSIPLPLKMFKCIHVWKSSLPLHTSTWGGRHFNSAQIFDLIVKCITDAPPKFKRIQKYGLKTLIYTKNSVEKVQLNVSHNKSAKKKRFISPIQLWKLSKNLHYCFIHCRYGQCSFFCRGENVHLFSQHVQECKYQPNKCPNEGCLIASSKYSLANHLESCPFSTTNCPSEGCDKRLKRRLLGDHLHMCHHRLIPCPYNKSGCQEVMKRENMKEHASKCKFKVYKCQYCWKTVLWKEADLHLEKCNNITIKCECCRHAILKREKITHEKVCLKAHVSCPNPGCGMQMKGYQYLQHKNYCQYRIVNCKYKQNGCRVKAPNITINSHIEKCPYRSMTCDICEKEVMAADLERHTSECTSVVSCKRCNQQVAKSALNLHNRLCPRKNYKIVCDICRQLVDPYQLENHKSQCQNCITDCPYTRKGCHVRESVMSIDRHAKECLFRPAICEDCGLEMTTSEMDLHLKDCLKDKVCQSADDEESEPKLELENDKRENESSHQQHTDLDHAVSTKFITHQGSTIENEALQNVTLISFDKVLPIAKLIDCSGGIWDENRSSTKWTGGRYAKGRRKFNYLLDMIDKKRLNIKTSDIKHICNYGCKKYDNDLYGVLQFR